The Aricia agestis chromosome 8, ilAriAges1.1, whole genome shotgun sequence genomic sequence ttcaaaattatattctgcATCTAGTTACTTTTGAACCTAGCTCTGTATTTACCTAGTACCTAACTCCTTACCTGCTCTAATATTCTTCCATACAATCTCGACAAAATCGTCTCTATCGTAAGTGCTCTGCATGTGGTAGAAGCCGATGGTGTGCAGCATCTCATGAACCACCGTGCCGTGCTTGAAGCAGCCGCGAGCCAAGTTCAGTACCTGGTGTTCCTCGCCCTCATCATGAGTAGTGCTGTAGCCAACGTTCGAGAAACATCCGTTGGCTGATCCCTGAAAATGatgtttatagtttttgttcCTGAGCCGGGAAGTTAAGGTGGCTAGAGAATAGGCAGGGTCTTTATAAATTAAGTTCTTTGGGTTCCTAACTACATTATATTGTACCCTTATAGGTACTACACACACACACTACACTGCACTGTTTTTACATTCCCTAGCCGCGTTCATAACCtcaatttaataatacttagCTTTTCTGTAATCTTAAATTTTGTGGAATCTTAAATTTTGTGACTTAATGACGTTTTTTTGGATACTAAATTAACCTTTAAATCTTTGGATGAAAGTTTATTCACTTTCGCTATTTTCGCATTATATGACGCCAAAATCGTCCCACTTTAAACTTGTTTTTAGTTTCACATCCAAACGAgtcaaataatatacttatatgtgATCCGGTAACGtatacataaaacataatatccgTAATCACATTGGAATCTAGGACTTTGGATTATAGATTGACTCTGGAGTTTGAACTCTTACAAAGTACGGTCAAAGATTACGGTCTGAgattttaatgtgtaatgttcTGGCAGGGTGTTGGCGACTGTACATAATGTACCCTTGTATgcttccgtggtccagtggtttagagcgtggctcttgattcggaggtcgcgggttccattctcgcgttggaaacgtgttatttccaagtttagttagtacaatgcaggctgatcatccGATTGTCTTAAGGTGATccgtgcgtcggatgggcatgtaaaaagtcggtcctgcgcctgatctctcgccagtctgtcagtcgtccgtcccactgggctatgagagtaaaaggaataaagagtgcccttgtgtaccgcgcacacacttgggcactttaaaattactcctgcgttactggcctggtttcaatgaaactggccaccgtcaccgaaaccggtgtaagggtattattaattattattataaaatacctaCGTTTTCTTTTTACTATCCAAAAACAAATGGGTAATGAATTTTACCTTAATTAATACAGCGTGTTCTTCGTTTTCCTTCTGTCGGAACTTGATGCAGGACTTACTGGCTATGTCGTCCATCCCTGCCTTTATCATTTCAATTTCTTCTTCATCTAATTAAGATACATAAATattgtaagtacctatatttatatagttaggccagtgtttttcaaccttttttatgatgCCACCCCATGGTATGAGGAAATACTTCACAACCCTTGTTTGCAAAGTAactattgaacagtttattaattattctcaAGAggccaatttttatcatttcaCAAGGGCAAATACCTGTACGAAATGCTGTTAGATCTCTACCTTGGTAACTAAGGGCTCTCTTGCATGGTCTGATAATCTCGAAAAATGTCTATAAACTATTTCGACAACACGTCACCATTATTATATTAGCAGTCCATATCTCAGGGTAACTGTGATTTTATTACAGTGAAATGATGGCAACTGGTGGTACTGGTGGTGGTATTGCAGTATTCGATTTTCATAttcttaaataaactaaaattgtCGAGCACCATTAGCGAaacagttgtaacttgtagattCTATCTGATTCCATGTTGCTGCTGGTTTTTTGCGTATAATGGTTGTTAAATTtgtatgtcatttttattaaaaaaaaaacgaagatAATCTCTACTAGCATAATTCTTCTCCTATTAAAATAATAGACGAACATTTTTACCAGGATTACCTATTAAGGCTTCAAAAACTTCTTTGTACCTTGGTTGCCGTCCCCTTAGAAAATAGACGTTAATGCAGACACCTACCGAAGTCATCTTCTTCTATGCTATAAACAACAGTTTGGTTGGGCCAGCGTTTCGCGCCGCCTCGCAGACCGTTTCTCGACTCCTGCGCAGTCGCTATAGCAGCCTTTTGTTCAGGGTTCAGGATTATGTCCCCCTCGAAATAGTCGCCCAGTTCCGCTCCTACACTGTTCCCTGCAAATATTCAGTAAAAACAGTAATTTATAGTAAACTGATTTTTTAAAAggcgcccatgaacactcgcaacataaaacatgtataataatatcttcttgtGTTGAGAGTTTTGTTCGGGATCCATCATCCAAGTCCCAAGTTGGTTTTCTTTGAGGCCGTGGAATTAGTCCAGTCCAAGCGTCCGATATTatttctaataagtaataacaaaataagCAACATACCATTTATATCAATGTCCTCAAAAAAGTCATATTCTATTAAAGGAGCTGTGCTTATTGATTTGATGAAAACCAATACCAATATGTAGAGCACCATTTTCAGTAGGTTAATTTTGAACCTTGCACTCTTCACTTAATGTTACCAAGTAAATTTGATGGACTTTCAGTCCTTTAAATACTAAAATTTGGTGCTTGCTTAGTTGATAAGTTCCCATGCTGTGTTTTATCTTAACACCCTTTTTTACTTAGCTTATCGCTTAGAATTCCTGCTGGGCCTAGGCTTACCTTCAATGTAAGTGATAtgcaaataaaatacaaaaatattttttgttacaggtaTATCTACTTTAGAAACTTCGTTGCTGGGTGTCGGCTGAAAAATGTAAGTTTTAActttaacattaaatttattagggtgggttgcaccaatttactttaactatgacttttactttaaccataacaaatatattgtaaaaattaataaatctaaCCAACTAGgataatattaagttaaaatGGTATTTCTGTACCTCAGAGGTAGAGAGATGGCAAatcgtttaataataatattatcacattatATCTACAACCTTGTAATGATGAAAGTtacattttttgtatataaCTACATTTTGGcgttttctgtaaaaaaaaataagcccATATTGAATACCCCTGGGCTCTGAGGTACAGATTTATAactctacaaataaaacaacatgTCACTTTGTAAATAATGTgctatatttataatacaaaataattacaaaaaaaacttgacACAAAATATATCTGTACAGTACGCATgcattatgtaatatgttaagaatattgtacaaataaaacgtaaatacataaaatactaAACTTCAACAGTAgtgtataaaaaaacaattatttttattttaaaccataaaataaaattatccatTTGATACATTATGGCATTACTTAAATGATAATACTGAACTCGCTAATACAACAAACTGTGTATTCTCTAAAATACCGTATGAAAGATGCGTTTCCAAACATTTTTCCTCAGCTAACGGAACTTGCGCAGATCTGGGTTTATCATGTCATCTCTGCCGTTCTCCGTGCTTATGAAAGAGAAGATGGTAGAGTTATATTACATAACCCAGATACAAGTACGTTAGCTTGAGAATCGCATGTACAAATTATAGCACTTAATAATTTAAGAAGccgtttaatttttaatgtataaGTAAAATCTAGTATCATAAGATATAAGTTTTATCCCAACATTAACCATAATATGAATATACCAAAGAATACGTCTAAACGCATCTCGCATACGGACACTACGTTACTATTGTATCGATACAAAATCCGTATTCGCCCTTCAGACGAACGAACGAAACTACTAATTTACACATCAAATATACTGAGTCAATTAATTTAGGCAGTCTTCTATGTATCTCGATCGATAACGTTACGCAAATAAACACATTAGTACCTGACAAGTAATGGTAACACACCTACTAGCTACAATATCAGCTTCGATAAAGCACTGTAAAGGCCCCCACATGCGGGGAGGCCGATCCGTACAgtcggactgatcgcaggccgacctGTAGAGTCTAACGTGTCTTGTCACTCTTGCAATATCTGCTGTCAAATACCTGTTGCATTGTCGTCGCAAGATAAATCGCCCTGCCGACTCGTTTCGTGTGTGTGTACAATTTCGGCCAGGTTGGCCTGAGATCAGTCCGATCGGCATGCTCGGTCTCCCCGTATATGGAAGCCTTAAAGGCGAGGCGCACTAGGCGTAAACTGTTGCGAAGCGACGCGTCACTTCCCATAGTACTTTAGTGCCGTGTCGCGGGAATGTGTGCCGCGTTTATGCGGTATGTCTCATACAAATTCATACAAAGACTATTTGGCTACTGCGTCATTGCCTCCGCAGTATTACGCCCATTGTGGCCCCACCTTAAACCATCCTAAATATTGGTCTAGTTTATTGCCTGGACACTCATAATTCAAACTAGCAAAAACCTACATTTTACTCGATAATGACCTAGCTTACGCGGCTCGTTATAAATTTTTAACCACGCAACgcgactaaaatattcttgGCGCCATTTTAGATAACGCTGCACTTACGATGTTCTTTTTACATTCATTTTTTTTCATCCGCCTAAGACTAAGTACCGGGTTCTTCTGTAAATGTCTATACgtaaatttttgtataaaacACGCAAACAACAAAACTTACAACATATAAATTacgaatatataaaaataatgcatATAGTGGCATAGCATATTTTGCGATGCTAATACCACAATATAAACATATACAGTAGACCTTCACCGGCAGAATAGAGCAAACGCACACATAagcgtgatttcagataacCCTAAAGTTGTCTCAGTATTGAGCCATTTTGATTGCAAGGTCACGCCTGTGTCactctactgtatgatatttatattgtgcTAATACTACAAGGGAACTACGGCTACTCCTTAAAAGAACATACTTTATACAGTGGTGTGCGTTCGCTATAAAATTGCTTTAGTTACTCTAAGCTGCGTATGACTTGcataatattaaagaaataaGTTAAGtatgaaaacataaaattattattcataatagaGCTAAACACGGATACATGCgaagaataaactaaataatatcttaaacataatacaaatattacacaaaataaataactacCTAGTATGTAGCTTATTGTACTTGGGATTAATTAGAAAAATTAAAGCAgtgtttataaaatatcataaactaaagagttatactatattataattgataCATAATAAAGAAGAATCGTAATATTggctactattattattatattaggtattcACTAATACAATAGTCTCGAGAAGTTTCATATTCGACTAAAGCCTTATTCACACGATTATGAGTTGACATTATACTATAACAAGCACAGTCGCCAATGGAAGTATACCTAATACTGTGGGGTCTGTGTTGAGTGCAAGTATTTTTCGTTGGCCATATAGAAGTTAAtaaatgctataatattatgttgacatCGAATTAGTTACCTTAGATAGATAATTGTCGCAATTGAACAGGCTGAAACCTGCGGCTAAATTTTGACCAATCACAGCAATTTTTGTCTTGGGTCAACTAGTGTATTCTTGAGAATTTGTTGTTATTTCATTACCCAACAACAGCGTGCGAAAATGACCCTTCTACCTAAACCTTAAGGTCTAATTTAGGACAGCATTTCACTGGTGATTGCGCCCGCATATATACGCCTATCCGACTCAATGGGGTTTCACTTGAAGCTTACAGCTAACATTCGCCTAATATATTTGCCTAGGATGTCAAACAAGCGAGTGAAGTATCACAAACGTGCAGTAACAACATTCATAGTGAATTATTGCTATTGTTCCAGTACAATCGTCTAATGCCCACTACATACAACGATGGAACTGCACAGTTCGGCAGGCAGTTGTTTTTCTACATTTTGGATGCAGCATCAAAGCATTTGACGGGTTCCGATTCCCgtcaaattacaaaataatattttcatgatGAAAAGTATGTCCTGAAACTTATACAACGTTGATTTGAGTTACATTCTGAGAATACTGTTTTGCTGTTTGATAGGAAGCTGGATGAAACATGAATTGACAAGCTAGCCAGAAATAATAGAATCGTAATACTGATCAGTGACCGAACTGTGCATTTTTATCATTACATGTGTAGCAGGTCTAAGGCAAACGAATTTGTTATTATAGTCGTTGTAAAAGGCTGCCCAGCGAccaacgaataataataataaatgttacaACAGAATGCAAATCATGTCCAATAGTTACATATCTAAATTTGCTCATTCAAATTTAAACCAGTGCAATTGGTAGAGTTATAACataataacacccctcttttttgtcgggggttaaaaacagtttttttagcTTTTAGAGCAATGTTTTTAAGATTAATTCGTTGGCCGCTACGTAGAGCAACATATCAACAtcaatgacaataatattattaataatgtatatttattatcaaaTTCAAAACAGATACAACATTCAAATTTTCGCtagcaatattatattatcttaccATATATAGGTCACTAGGTAGCCTTAACGCACCGAGTTTAGAAGAATGCAACAAGACATCAAAAGTTGGAATctcaaaagtattttataaagaGCTCCCTTGTAGGCAGCACGTTAtaggaaaaatataatttctgcttatcaaaaataaatatcaattttttcaatataattcAAAGAATccgcataaaatataatatgaaatagattaatataaaataagtaatcacCAATGAAGTTTAAGTTGTAGAGTATCAAAAGAACTAAATATATCAATAGTTCAATTTTATATCGTATATTAAATAATGTAGAGTCGTTTAGAATACAGTCGTTGACACTAACATAACATTATGTTGTGTTGCCAGCAAAAGTCTTGCACCTCTTTCTAGCAATTCATAAGCATTGTattcacagaaataaatcaagatagaaacggcgacgcgcgtgcgttgctaaggaatcgctcgtgtcaatttttgcacAAGCCACGCCCTCAAtgttagtgccttatcacactggcgattagcgagcgatttgaaagcgacgcgactgcgcagcgcacacgtcgcgacagcgcagcgtcgtcgcggcgtggcgtggacgccacgCCCTCAAtgttagtgccttatcacactggcgattagcgaacgatttgaaagcgacgcgactgcgcagcgcacacgccgcgattgcgtggcgtgcacgtcgcgacagcgcagcgtcgtcgcggcgtggcgtggacgccattttgtacactcgtctacacagattattattgtGTGTTTCACTGACCATTAGCAATAACATAGTCCGTGTGTGACAGAGGGAGGACACATACATATTAGTGTACACGACTGCACTCTTGCGTGCGTAACTACACGGTAAGCACCATCCAGCACTTTATATGGGGTATGTCTGAACTTTGAACTACTACGTTCTAACCCTATGTTCGTATTTACAACAAGCCACTAGAGTATTCAAGCTGTACGcgataatgttattaaaatgtctatttctactaatataataacacTTAGCTACAGCGAGATAGAATATACAGGATGAGTATGCACCTCTAGCTAGAGAACATAGACGGAAGTGTGTACGGTATGCTCTCATACAAATAACGAGCCTCCCATACTAAAATGTATAAAAGATCGCTAATTGTATGATGGCACAGTTGTACAATCCAGGTATAAAACGAACAGTTCTATGTGAAGCACTTTACTATTGCTATACGTATTTAAACTAAATGCACTTTCAGTATTTTGTAGTTACTTTTTAGctttagcccgggcgcgcactagcggccaggtcgcggcggccaacgaaagtatggtgtggcggctggtcgcgttgcggccaggtgcgcgtggtctatggcgatTTCATACAAATTCCCGTATCTcgttggccgctagtgcgcgcccgggcttagggtCTTTCTTTGCTAATTTTACGAATGTAAATATATCCAAATCTTTGAATTCGAAGGTGTTTTAAAACAAACTTATgtcacactacgacactacagTTGTACAACTCTTTTGCACATTTTTTCTTATCCTTGGGCCTTGTCTCATTTGAATTCTTAAAAGTTTATgtcaaacaataatattaagtatttaatattgtttaacATTACATGTTTTATCACTGATAAAGCTACTGCAACGTTGTCGTGAAACATAAGCTTAAACCAGTTAATCTTGTACTGGTAAGAAAATTTTGGATGGTATTGTAAATGCAATTCCATTAAAATTGAATATTTGGCACACTTCATTAAGTGATATGTAACATTTTAGGGCTACCATGAGTGGGCGACTAAAATTTCGACTAATTTCGAATAAACAGGAGTTGGTTTGAAATTATGTCTATTTGAATGTTGCCAAATTTCTAAAGAAATTTCTATACAACATAAGTACTCTTTGGGGTTACTATTTACCGGGTTGTAAGGACCCTGTGTATAATCcaacaatggggattgtccatttttttttaattttgatcattacaaaaacatttcgaggaataaggtcagtgatcgttgttctgcatataaacgaaaaaaatacccatcagttacttatatttttgaacaaatacgtttaacctttgtttgaccttcaatggcgttaaattagcaataaattcgaccaaccttacgtttcgaacttttggtaagcttctggtatcagctttcacataatgagaactcgcatttgacgaaccagccattataaataagattgaaaggaaatttaaaacatatgcagaggtcaattggcggccgatgatgacgtcagagcgaaacttcaaaaatttattgagaaaaactagccaatgaatttcaaaattatttaatttatattcttaaaataccctattttaacgaaaaaaaatataaaaagtgcatgtgattttttttggacaatgcccattatgcGAGCATACTTTTATCATAGAGTAGCTTCGTTAGAAAGAGATAGAGAAAGATAAACGTCGTACTTATTACATATCCTACTGTCCTTAAAGATTCAAAAGAATTTCATTAATTCGATGTATTCATTATCTTTATATCTTAAGTTATATCACTAATGGCGAATCGCAACATCTACAAGAGTCTCAGCTACATCTAATTACATCTGTATCTATAAAGTCATACAATGATATGTAAAGACGGCGTTAGGATTGTGGATTCGAGTAGCAGTGTAAAAGCGGCgtaatacttttttttcatcCTTACTGATTTAAGCTGGCCCTGCacatttctttgttttttacCAAATAGCCTCTTTTGCACTGACGTACCCGGTttataactattataatttaagcgaacaaattcatacaaaaatattgtagCGACACGTGGAGCGTTTGAAATACTCTACATAAGTTACTGATTAGCCATTATTGACAGTACACTAGCACACCTTACACTCAAACGCCGACTGGcatcatccgaccgatcacagatGAAATCGCATTAccaataaatacattaaaaataattaggcCTTTTTAGGACAGATAATCACATTGCTTCAATCTAAATCAAACAATTCCTCATAGATAAGTCTCATGTTTACCTCGATTCACGAATTTATTCTTTGGATTCAAATTATACCTGAAACAAAGAATCTGAGATTAGAAAATAATGAAGATCCTTGATCTTGTTTGTCTCATTTCGCTAGGACTGCCCGATTTAGCGCGTGACGTAGCAAAATAATGCAATGTCACGTCACGCGCCTAATTTACTTGACGCTGTGTTGAGCCGGTTTGATTTCAAGGACACGGCTGATAGTTATACtgaaccacagtatagcaatatgacatatccctacagtagtgaaacgaatgtacttgcgcagagcaacggaggggtacccgcggagaagcgggcggcgcgggcccgcgtacactaactcgcggagtttgtgtacctgcgcccacaggggtgacgttggtgcgttgtctacgaattttgtgttgtaaaacgataacttatcttataaacaatgggatattataataaatgttcagtgtacggatgtaaatctgattcaaaaaacaaaaaggatttaaattttcataaatatcggctcacagtttacactaatattgtgttggccttggcggcatgtatttgcatctctgttttattgtttacggaatatataacactaaagggccatagcaagtaagtttcattgaaactgctgtcgccaaactcacacagtaacattttacgccaaaagaaataaccaatcacaaagagatttcttttttaaatgcaATGTCGTAAAAACAACCGTAACCCTTTTgaaataaagaagaatttaaatttagcaataccggctctgactaccgagttcagttattcaacgctagatggcgcttgacAGCTAAATATGATAAGACTTGAAGTTGTACGCAATTTTACACCTTACGTCAACAAGCGTAAGGTTTTAATCCGTACTCACGAATTTCCCTTTGCGTGCGAGTTaagttatgtccagctggacataactaTGGCACGCGGGCCAAGCCCATATGCCCTTTCctgtagtgttatatattccgtgggcattaagtccacctttgtacctatatgtgcattaagtttttaaaataaataaatatgtaaatataacacgctgattaaacagattaaatgataacatttgcattacaagtacaatattttattttatttcccgtttcgtggcgaccctggcatatctgctcggtacctgtcatcggtggcggcatcgtgcgacgtcaaaggcgtttcgttactgtagggactaatattgctatactgtgactgaACTCTAGACAAGTCACAAGGGACACAAACACACTCTGAGTCCGGTATAAAGAGTCAGTACTCAaaatgcatctcggtctcaagatacggttcaggctctgtgattggttggctgtcaaaatttggaccaatcagaGAGCCGAACTACGTCTTGAGACCGAAATGCATCTTGAGtaatgactatttataccgTCCTAAggtcggtataaatagtcagtactcaagaggcatctcggtctcaagacatggttcaggctctgtgattggttggctgtcaaaatttggaccaatcagagagccgaaccgcgtcttccGGTTTCAGACCGgttcgcatcttaagtactgactatttataccagcctaagtatGATCACTTACATTACAGGTGATATACACCttttagtatacagggtgtaacaaaactaaatgatattaccttgtagcagcgctgacagaGTTACTTTTGACGTCTACATTTCTATGGTACCTTTACTTCATGAATCTGCCTATACAAAaaaactcttttagcgctgctactttcacagtgaactctatgcacgggatacataccctaaaatattgtaattaatttgtTTTGCTGTTTTTACACAGCACGAGTACTCACTAGTGTGTGTGTCGCGGCTacgtggcggcggcggcggcggggggcggggcggcgACGTCGAGCGCGCGCGGCCGCGGCTTGATCGCCTCCGATATCTGCCACATCGTGTCCTCGCTCAGCACGTCGTCGAAGTCGTTGAACATCGCCTGTATCCGCTCGTTCTTCTTGAACTTGTATTGCCTGCTACGAGGTTGTACGGTTAGTGCATTCTTCTTGCGTTGGTTCGTTctttttaagtaatttatatgGAACAAAAAATTATCGTGCTGTTCCATATTGCGTAGTAAATAAGTGACGTTATTAGTAGTAATACTTTCTTTACCGAGCGTAGTTTACATATGAAACGGTATATAATCGCAAAACAGCGACGGTATTTGACAGCGACCGTTCATTTCTCTATCTTCTCTTTATACCGAATTGTGCAGTAAAAAAGTATACAaactaatatataaattatacccACTCTTTATGGAATCTCTTCATGTTTTCCAGTATGCTGTACTGCTGCCACCGCTTGGTGAAGTTAATGCTGCCGTCGGGCAGCAAGTCGGGGTTGCCCACGTGGATGAATGTCAGGTCTTGCAAGAAAAGACCACTGCCAAAAacaatgaatatattttaaatatgaagCGTGAATAACAACAACGTCAAAACATTCAGTTGTGAAGCCTAAAGAAAGAAATGCATTTTTGACAACTATTGCGCCCGCCTGTGCGTTACACTGCAGTCTGTTCACCGTATAATTCGACACAGCGGCCTAAGCGACACCCACATTATCTTTATATCGGAAACGATTCGTTCCTCGCTAGGTGTATACTAATACTCACATGTACGGTATACACGGCGGCTGTGTATCAGCGAGCGCCTGTCGATACGCGCGGAAGGAGTGGGAGCAGTCGATTAGCGCGCCGTGATCACGCAGCAAGTCTGTGACATGTCGCGGCCAGCCGAGCCGGCGCACGGGCGGGCAGTCTAATGCCGATACGAGAGCCAGGTACGAGTTGTAGTTGTTGATCTTGCGTAGAATCTTCATGACTCGGAGTAAATGTTTCGCGTACTTCTCGCGTTCTCGTGCTTCATACTGCAACAAAAGTGTTAGGAATGGTTTAATAGAGCTTTCAAATTATATGTGTCTGTTATAGTTCTCCTGAGAAATAAAGATAGTAGACACgacaataaaattgaaatatacaCAATACACGGGTGTATACCCGTACAAATGCGTATGCATTAAGCAGACGTATACGCATTTGCGTTCGTTAATTCagataaatacaaaaaatattttaacaactaaataataacaaacgCAACAGAACCAGCAAAATATACGTTAAATACAAAGGAGAAATAGGTACATAAACTTGGGCAATTCCAACCTGTTCGAGTATCCTCGAGCGCGCCCAGTAGCTCATCTTATTGAAGTGCTCGGTAAACCTGGTGAGGTTGGGTGAGCTCTCCTCGCTTTGTTCCCGCGGCCACGACAGCATCTCCGCGCCGGATATTCGCGCGAACAACGCCGCGTCCAGCAGCGTCATCTGCTCCGCTAGCTCCTGAGCCTTGAAGTCGAGCAGCGTGTCCCGTCGCAGCGTTATGCTGCCGTAGCACG encodes the following:
- the LOC121729550 gene encoding zinc metalloproteinase nas-7-like — translated: MVLYILVLVFIKSISTAPLIEYDFFEDIDINGNSVGAELGDYFEGDIILNPEQKAAIATAQESRNGLRGGAKRWPNQTVVYSIEEDDFDEEEIEMIKAGMDDIASKSCIKFRQKENEEHAVLIKGSANGCFSNVGYSTTHDEGEEHQVLNLARGCFKHGTVVHEMLHTIGFYHMQSTYDRDDFVEIVWKNIRAGTEHNFAKYTSDTVTDFGVPYDYGSVMHYPETAFSKNGEKTIIPTQENVKIGQRNGLSESDIIKLNKMYCEVSKEIPISYID